A window from Parambassis ranga chromosome 13, fParRan2.1, whole genome shotgun sequence encodes these proteins:
- the abhd15a gene encoding protein ABHD15 yields MLEWLVAVCVVILVVLIWPGFKYFGPERPPDAVLQGLEISQQVAKDKTRRWISEREVNDDAQPACVGAETDEKARTVALICKPSALANYLLKHCRTFSDYSPCVGWTWRASAFLQSAYEAWWPYQSPVQFVRDNLQLSDEGLVALDWAVPSYQKRRRTSSHSTSPVLLIIPNSFGKITRNVLKLCEMALAHGYLPAVFNRRSHNGTPLTTPKLQQFGDPADLREAVRYIRHRQPAGRLYAVSESSGSGLLLSYLGECGSSSYVTAAVCLSPVFRCQSWFESGLCWPLQWVLVLYQKICLSRYRTALGEIMQTDALFSSCSLRGLEEALFCQTRHVGPAPVGGSSSNPSGAWDAYWERNEPLRDVDEVAIPVLSVCAQDDPVRGDTQSTIPLELFETNPHFFLLLTDRGGHCGFSTQSEGRAVGALGPGDSVVAPHSGMERHGTNWSHRALLEFFRATTDFFNAEERVKQLAARRRGLGGGAGGRAFRHRSVSTCKRVPACSHNIHAIYNWQRSYTR; encoded by the exons ATGCTGGAATGGCTCGTGGCTGTGTGCGTTGTGATCCTGGTGGTCTTAATCTGGCCAGGTTTCAAATATTTTGGTCCCGAGCGGCCGCCGGATGCTGTGCTTCAGGGACTGGAGATTTCACAGCAGGTCGCAAAAGACAAGACCAGGAGGTGGATCTCAGAACGAGAGGTGAACGACGATGCCCAGCCGGCCTGCGTGGGTGCAGAGACCGATGAGAAAGCACGCACCGTGGCATTGATATGCAAACCGTCCGCGCTGGCCAACTACCTCCTGAAACACTGCAGGACTTTCAGCGATTACTCTCCGTGTGTTGGCTGGACGTGGCGGGCCAGCGCCTTCCTCCAGAGCGCGTATGAGGCGTGGTGGCCGTACCAAAGCCCCGTTCAGTTCGTGCGGGACAACCTGCAGCTGAGCGATGAGGGGCTGGTGGCCCTGGACTGGGCAGTGCCATCCTACCAGAAGAGACGCAGGACTTCCAGCCACTCCACAAGTCCGGTTCTTCTCATCATCCCGAACTCTTTTGGGAAGATCACTAGAAATGTGTTAAAG TTGTGTGAAATGGCGCTGGCGCATGGATACCTTCCAGCTGTTTTTAACCGCCGCAGCCACAACGGCACCCCACTCACCACCCCTAAACTGCAGCAGTTCGGTGACCCTGCAGATTTGCGCGAGGCCGTGCGCTACATTCGTCACCGCCAGCCTGCAGGGAGACTGTACGCAGTGAGCGAAAGCTCCGGGTCGGGCCTTCTCCTGTCTTACCTGGGGGAGTGCGGCTCTTCGAGCTACGTGACGGCAGCGGTCTGCCTGTCGCCTGTGTTCCGCTGCCAGAGTTGGTTTGAGAGCGGTTTGTGCTGGCCTCTGCAGTGGGTGCTGGTGCTCTACCAGAAGATCTGTCTCAGCAG GTACAGGACAGCACTGGGGGAGATCATGCAGACAGATGCCCTGTTTTCCAGCTGTTCCTTGCGTGGCCTAGAGGAGGCGCTCTTCTGTCAGACTCGACATGTTGGCCCTGCACCTGTAGGGGGCAGCAGTAGTAATCCTTCAGGTGCCTGGGATGCTTATTGGGAACGCAATGAACCATTAAGAGATGTGGATGAGGTGGCTATTCCTGTGCTGAGCGTGTGTGCTCAGGATGACCCTGTCCGCGGAGACACCCAGTCCACCATACCCTTGGAGCTCTTTGAGACAAAcccacatttttttctcctcctaaCTGACCGTGGAGGTCACTGCGGTTTCTCCACCCAGTCCGAGGGAAGAGCCGTTGGTGCATTGGGTCCAGGCGACTCTGTGGTTGCACCACACAGCGGGATGGAGAGACACGGGACCAACTGGAGCCACAGAGCTTTGCTGGAATTCTTCAGGGCGACCACAGACTTCTTTAATGCAGAGGAGAGAGTGAAGCAGCTTGCTGCCAGGAGGAGGGGACTGGGCGGAGGTGCAGGAGGGAGGGCGTTTCGCCATCGTAGCGTCAGTACATGTAAACGTGTGCCAGCGTGTTCCCATAATATCCACGCCATTTACAACTGGCAGAGGTCCTATACACGATGA